One genomic segment of Kordiimonas sp. SCSIO 12603 includes these proteins:
- a CDS encoding FemAB family XrtA/PEP-CTERM system-associated protein: MDIIIREATDEDSASWDAFVSDHPDGTFCHRYGWKTVLEAGAGQKCPYLVALSGGQVVGILPLSIRDSFLFGKAAISSMFAVYGGPLSVSEKALSLLNEKAWEITCESGAHSLEYRTIQSLSFEGWVTETGVAASFQKELKETAEDILLDIPRKQRAVVRKSLKHGLRCSWEKDLDTFYALYAESVRNLGTPVFPKKLFNKFLEVFEKETDIQIVYSPEGEAIASLMTFYHNDHVLPYYAGGNAKARLYGAHDFMYYELMVRSAKNGFKVYDFGRSKVGTGPYKFKKNWGFEPIPLNYQFRLKEGEERKEINPQNKKFELMVKVWKKLPLPVANILGPPIARHLG; the protein is encoded by the coding sequence ATGGATATCATTATCAGAGAGGCTACCGATGAGGATAGTGCCTCGTGGGATGCCTTTGTTAGTGATCATCCAGATGGTACTTTTTGCCATCGTTATGGCTGGAAAACAGTTCTAGAAGCGGGGGCAGGGCAAAAGTGCCCGTATTTGGTCGCGTTATCTGGTGGGCAGGTAGTTGGTATTCTTCCTCTAAGTATTCGTGATAGTTTTCTTTTTGGTAAGGCTGCAATTTCAAGCATGTTTGCGGTTTATGGCGGGCCGTTGTCTGTAAGTGAAAAAGCGCTATCACTACTTAATGAAAAAGCTTGGGAAATTACCTGTGAAAGCGGTGCACACAGCCTTGAATATCGGACAATCCAGTCTTTATCTTTTGAAGGTTGGGTTACTGAAACAGGCGTTGCCGCCAGTTTTCAGAAGGAACTGAAGGAAACGGCTGAAGATATTCTGTTGGATATCCCAAGAAAACAGCGTGCAGTTGTTCGAAAGTCTTTGAAGCATGGTTTGCGCTGCTCCTGGGAAAAAGATTTAGATACTTTTTATGCACTATATGCAGAAAGTGTTCGTAATTTGGGGACGCCTGTTTTCCCGAAAAAGTTGTTTAACAAGTTTCTAGAAGTATTTGAAAAAGAAACAGATATTCAGATTGTCTACTCTCCTGAAGGTGAGGCAATCGCCAGCTTGATGACTTTTTATCATAACGACCATGTTCTTCCCTATTATGCAGGTGGAAATGCAAAAGCACGTTTATACGGTGCCCATGATTTCATGTATTATGAGTTAATGGTGCGTTCTGCTAAGAATGGTTTTAAAGTGTACGATTTCGGGCGCAGCAAGGTAGGAACCGGGCCTTATAAGTTCAAAAAGAATTGGGGATTTGAACCAATTCCGCTGAATTATCAATTCCGCTTAAAAGAAGGTGAAGAACGTAAAGAAATTAACCCTCAGAACAAAAAGTTTGAGCTGATGGTAAAGGTTTGGAAGAAGTTGCCTCTTCCTGTGGCAAATATTCTTGGCCCCCCAATTGCCAGGCATCTGGGGTAG
- a CDS encoding XrtA system polysaccharide deacetylase, producing MTANEFSEDKFEKADLSSTASPQRHSFTVDVEEWFQVGAFENTFSTEDWPTLESRVVLQTRNILELLKKYKIIGTFFCLGWVAERAPSLIKEIADAGHEVGCHGMAHQRLFTMSREEFRNEVRASKELLEQASGQSVLGYRAPSFSLTPNVWWVYDELKEAGFKYSSSLYPVKTDHYGLATAPRQPFYPAGRDGILEIPLTVCDMPFKRLPASGGGYFRLLPYFLSKYLLSKGAEQASSPSIFYMHPWEMDLGQPYVAEAPWLSRFRHYQGQAQLPLKLIKLFNAFQWDSMENIYADLLQED from the coding sequence ATGACAGCTAACGAATTTTCTGAAGACAAGTTTGAAAAGGCGGACTTGTCTTCTACAGCGTCTCCGCAACGGCACTCTTTTACTGTAGATGTAGAGGAATGGTTTCAAGTTGGGGCCTTTGAAAATACCTTCTCCACCGAAGACTGGCCTACGCTTGAAAGTCGCGTTGTACTTCAAACACGTAATATTCTTGAACTCCTGAAGAAGTATAAAATTATAGGCACTTTCTTTTGTTTAGGTTGGGTAGCTGAACGTGCCCCATCTTTAATTAAAGAAATTGCGGATGCAGGCCATGAAGTAGGATGCCACGGAATGGCACATCAGCGCCTTTTCACGATGTCTCGTGAAGAGTTCAGAAATGAAGTGCGCGCGTCCAAAGAATTGCTAGAACAAGCAAGTGGCCAATCTGTTTTAGGTTACCGGGCGCCAAGTTTTTCACTAACCCCAAATGTGTGGTGGGTTTACGATGAGTTAAAAGAAGCTGGTTTCAAATATTCTTCGAGCCTGTATCCTGTGAAAACTGATCATTACGGTTTAGCCACAGCGCCTCGGCAGCCATTTTATCCTGCAGGCAGAGACGGAATACTGGAAATCCCTCTTACAGTATGTGATATGCCATTCAAAAGGCTGCCAGCTTCAGGCGGCGGTTATTTTCGGCTGCTTCCTTATTTTCTATCGAAGTATTTATTATCTAAGGGGGCTGAGCAGGCATCTTCGCCAAGCATTTTTTATATGCACCCCTGGGAAATGGATCTGGGCCAGCCTTATGTAGCTGAAGCTCCGTGGCTTTCGCGGTTCCGCCATTATCAGGGGCAAGCACAACTCCCTCTAAAATTAATAAAATTGTTTAATGCGTTTCAGTGGGATAGCATGGAAAACATATATGCTGACCTGCTTCAAGAGGACTAG
- a CDS encoding XrtA/PEP-CTERM system-associated ATPase, producing MYESFYNLQGRPFQLTPDPRFYFSSRTHKKAMAYLSYGLNQGEGFIIVTGDIGTGKTTLVRHLFDTLDRNEFIAAMIVSTQLSAEDLLRSVVAAFGLDAQADDKGQLLSRLERHLREQYAMGRRALLVVDEAQNLSNAALEEMRMLSNFQEGDKALIQSFLVGQPEFRERIFAAPELEQLRQRVIATHHLEPMEQEELAYYIEHRLRLVGWDNDPCFTVDAVEEIYNQCQGVPRRLNTLCSRVLLYGALEEIHEIDADVIRAVVSDMATDQRPVQAVSSARPVQSQIPPPVNRQNDATIPLEASGGKSVEEMENRMDKLENMMKSQDETLQKLTSIMAQLAAGGSKGDDS from the coding sequence ATGTATGAAAGCTTTTATAATCTTCAGGGACGCCCTTTCCAGTTAACACCGGATCCGCGATTTTATTTTAGTTCGCGCACGCATAAAAAAGCGATGGCGTATCTGAGCTATGGTTTGAATCAAGGGGAAGGCTTCATCATTGTAACCGGTGATATTGGTACTGGTAAAACAACGCTGGTTCGCCACCTGTTTGATACACTTGACCGTAATGAATTTATTGCAGCGATGATCGTTAGTACGCAGCTTAGCGCGGAAGATCTATTGCGAAGTGTAGTAGCGGCTTTTGGGCTTGATGCACAAGCGGATGATAAAGGACAATTGTTGTCCCGCCTTGAGCGCCATTTGCGTGAGCAGTATGCCATGGGGCGTAGAGCGCTTCTCGTTGTTGATGAAGCTCAAAACTTATCGAACGCTGCGCTGGAAGAAATGCGCATGCTTTCTAATTTTCAGGAAGGCGATAAAGCGCTTATCCAAAGCTTCCTTGTTGGGCAGCCTGAGTTCCGTGAACGCATTTTTGCCGCTCCGGAACTTGAACAGCTTCGCCAGCGAGTGATTGCAACGCACCATCTTGAGCCTATGGAGCAAGAAGAACTTGCTTACTATATTGAGCACCGTCTGCGCCTAGTTGGTTGGGATAATGACCCTTGCTTTACGGTAGATGCCGTAGAAGAAATTTATAATCAGTGTCAGGGTGTACCTCGCCGTCTGAATACTCTGTGTTCTCGTGTGCTGCTATATGGTGCCCTTGAAGAAATCCATGAAATTGATGCTGATGTTATCAGGGCAGTTGTTTCAGATATGGCAACGGATCAACGGCCGGTTCAGGCTGTTTCATCTGCTCGCCCTGTCCAGTCTCAGATACCGCCACCGGTAAATCGCCAGAATGATGCGACCATTCCTCTTGAAGCGTCTGGTGGTAAGAGTGTAGAGGAAATGGAAAACCGCATGGATAAGCTTGAGAATATGATGAAATCGCAGGATGAAACACTGCAGAAGCTTACCAGTATTATGGCTCAATTAGCGGCTGGCGGTAGTAAAGGCGATGACAGCTAA
- a CDS encoding TIGR03016 family PEP-CTERM system-associated outer membrane protein encodes MSQEAQAQHRWLDPRIEGRITLTDNVNLTESNRMGDVVLNLGGGLNSRYEGNRVQAAIDYSIDYLYFLSDGETDFRQELFGSLDAEVIEDHLFIGARGSIEQRFLNQRGSLSSNFANRTNNRRALQTYTTSALLRGGLGNFADWRINYRFGLQFSPADNLEDETLTINFSDTKSHELNATVGSGNRFNNFSWRVGVSHRQVLRNLEQSNDFKDQNAFAELIYKFNRHFQLIGNLSYSNNDFQNEVLNQQGFGWETGFRWTPGRKLDLTLTGGKTGNRRTWSGNLQYFFTKRLDFLGTYTDTITANTLLTNNDLQGFRFDQELGLVDPQGIPVDETDPRFSFSDIDFRRRSLRGTLTWRHKRDRAFISADAEWRTFDNDSGTAKSYGVSGRWIHEIDRKTTLETGLSYRRSRFEGQTRVDDFIVGSLDWSKTISEYFRASINFTHSERQSSEQGADLEENALTLYLRGTF; translated from the coding sequence ATTCTCGCTATGAAGGTAATAGAGTGCAGGCTGCCATCGATTATTCAATCGATTACCTTTATTTCCTATCTGATGGTGAAACAGATTTTAGGCAAGAATTATTTGGTTCCCTTGATGCTGAAGTAATTGAAGATCATCTGTTTATTGGCGCTAGAGGTAGCATTGAACAACGCTTTCTGAATCAGCGTGGAAGCTTATCTAGCAATTTTGCAAACCGAACAAACAATAGGCGCGCACTGCAAACCTACACTACCTCAGCTCTGTTGCGAGGTGGTTTGGGGAATTTTGCTGATTGGCGCATTAATTACCGCTTTGGTTTGCAGTTCTCTCCAGCAGATAACCTTGAAGATGAAACACTAACGATTAACTTCTCAGATACCAAATCCCATGAATTGAATGCAACTGTTGGCTCAGGTAACAGGTTTAACAATTTTTCATGGCGTGTTGGTGTATCTCACCGTCAGGTACTTCGTAATCTTGAGCAATCGAATGACTTTAAAGATCAGAATGCCTTTGCGGAATTAATCTATAAATTCAATCGTCACTTTCAGTTAATTGGTAATCTTAGCTATTCAAACAATGATTTCCAAAATGAAGTGCTGAACCAGCAGGGTTTTGGCTGGGAAACTGGCTTCCGTTGGACACCAGGTCGTAAATTAGACCTTACATTAACTGGTGGTAAAACCGGAAACCGTAGAACATGGAGTGGAAATCTTCAGTATTTCTTCACTAAACGCTTGGATTTCTTGGGGACTTATACAGATACAATCACGGCCAATACTCTCTTGACGAATAATGATCTACAAGGTTTCAGGTTTGATCAAGAACTAGGTCTTGTTGACCCTCAAGGTATCCCTGTTGACGAAACTGACCCAAGGTTTTCATTCTCAGATATTGATTTCCGCCGTAGGAGCCTGAGAGGTACCTTGACCTGGAGACATAAACGAGACAGGGCATTTATCTCTGCTGATGCCGAATGGCGTACGTTTGACAATGATTCAGGTACAGCTAAATCATATGGTGTTTCGGGTCGGTGGATACACGAAATTGATAGAAAAACTACACTTGAAACAGGATTAAGTTATCGTAGAAGTCGCTTTGAAGGTCAAACAAGGGTAGACGACTTCATAGTTGGTAGTCTAGATTGGTCGAAAACTATCTCGGAATATTTCCGGGCGTCTATAAATTTCACTCATAGTGAAAGACAGTCGAGTGAACAAGGAGCAGATTTGGAAGAAAATGCTCTAACGTTGTATTTAAGAGGGACATTCTGA